A genomic region of Sulfobacillus acidophilus DSM 10332 contains the following coding sequences:
- a CDS encoding alkylhydroperoxidase like protein, AhpD family (PFAM: Carboxymuconolactone decarboxylase family~TIGRFAM: alkylhydroperoxidase AhpD family core domain~COGs: COG2128 conserved hypothetical protein~InterPro IPR004675:IPR003779~KEGG: afw:Anae109_3146 alkylhydroperoxidase~PFAM: Carboxymuconolactone decarboxylase~SPTR: Putative uncharacterized protein ORF17.4;~TIGRFAM: Alkylhydroperoxidase AhpD core), giving the protein MSAIDWGSILPEARQAMLSLEAVSHRAGLSRRLLELVKIRVSQMNGCAFCLDMHTKEARQLGETEQRLYALAVWHEAPFYDESERAALAWAEAMTNLSAGVPDALYQALLAHFSERQIVALTSAVIAINAWNRWAISMRTEPGSYRPDLAR; this is encoded by the coding sequence ATGTCCGCGATTGATTGGGGAAGTATTTTGCCGGAAGCGCGACAAGCCATGCTCAGTTTGGAGGCGGTCAGTCATCGGGCCGGATTGTCGCGGCGCCTTTTGGAGTTGGTGAAAATCCGAGTATCCCAGATGAATGGGTGTGCGTTTTGCTTAGATATGCATACTAAAGAAGCCCGGCAACTTGGAGAGACGGAGCAGCGGCTTTATGCGCTAGCGGTTTGGCATGAGGCGCCATTTTATGACGAATCGGAACGGGCGGCCCTTGCCTGGGCTGAAGCAATGACGAATCTGTCCGCCGGCGTACCGGATGCCTTATACCAGGCGCTTTTGGCGCACTTTTCGGAGAGGCAAATCGTGGCTTTGACGTCGGCCGTCATTGCCATTAACGCGTGGAACCGCTGGGCAATCAGCATGCGGACCGAGCCCGGCTCGTATCGCCCGGATTTAGCTCGCTAG
- a CDS encoding YcfA family protein (PFAM: YcfA-like protein~COGs: COG1724 periplasmic or secreted lipoprotein~InterPro IPR012933~KEGG: slp:Slip_1550 YcfA family protein~PFAM: YcfA-like~SPTR: YcfA family protein) has protein sequence MNPRLPILSGHEVVTALKRAQFIPISQRGSHLKLRHPDGRTVIVPMHHELALGTLSSILRQSQLTLEEFQRLL, from the coding sequence ATGAATCCACGTCTGCCGATTCTCTCGGGACACGAGGTGGTAACGGCTTTGAAACGGGCACAATTTATCCCTATCAGCCAACGAGGTAGCCATCTGAAACTTCGTCACCCCGATGGACGTACAGTCATTGTGCCCATGCATCATGAACTCGCATTGGGTACCTTGTCTTCCATCTTGCGGCAAAGCCAATTGACGCTCGAAGAATTTCAGCGCTTGCTCTGA
- a CDS encoding 6-phosphofructokinase (PFAM: Phosphofructokinase~TIGRFAM: 6-phosphofructokinase~COGs: COG0205 6-phosphofructokinase~HAMAP: 6-phosphofructokinase~InterPro IPR012828:IPR000023~KEGG: tmr:Tmar_0380 6-phosphofructokinase~PFAM: Phosphofructokinase~PRIAM: 6-phosphofructokinase~SPTR: 6-phosphofructokinase;~TIGRFAM: 6-phosphofructokinase) — protein sequence MRYGVLTSGGDAPGMNAAIRSVVRSGLAKGHEVFGVERGYEGLVKGWGHMLDRSSVADILMAGGTMLHTARFPGFRDEAVRRQAMEQIGAWHLDGLIVIGGNGSLAGAGALSAAGIPVVGIPASIDNDIAGTDWSLGFDTAVNNVVQSVDKIRDTASAHERVFVVEVMGNRTGILAAVAGLAAGAEAVIIPERPVDLNELADRLTETQRRGKKHSFIIVAEGADHADRVARGIQERTQFDVRWVVLGHTQRGGPASATDRILGALYGNKAVDALDAGQYGVMIGQVQGNLTLTPLATVLAESPRVPMDWVDLAELLAR from the coding sequence GTGCGGTATGGTGTGCTAACGTCGGGCGGTGATGCGCCGGGGATGAATGCGGCTATCCGTTCGGTCGTGCGTAGCGGTTTGGCTAAAGGGCATGAAGTGTTTGGGGTTGAACGCGGTTATGAGGGATTGGTCAAAGGTTGGGGACATATGCTCGACCGATCGTCGGTGGCCGATATTCTCATGGCCGGAGGAACGATGTTACATACGGCCCGGTTTCCCGGATTTCGGGACGAAGCGGTTCGGCGTCAAGCGATGGAGCAAATAGGAGCTTGGCACTTGGACGGGCTCATTGTCATCGGCGGCAACGGATCGTTGGCCGGTGCCGGAGCCTTGTCGGCGGCAGGTATTCCTGTGGTCGGGATTCCCGCCAGTATCGATAACGACATTGCCGGGACCGATTGGAGTCTAGGATTCGACACCGCGGTGAATAACGTGGTCCAATCTGTCGACAAAATTCGCGATACGGCTTCGGCCCATGAGCGGGTGTTCGTAGTCGAGGTGATGGGTAACCGTACCGGAATTTTGGCCGCGGTCGCGGGATTGGCGGCGGGCGCCGAAGCGGTGATTATTCCCGAGCGGCCGGTTGACCTGAACGAGCTGGCCGATCGACTGACGGAAACGCAACGGCGCGGTAAAAAACACAGTTTCATTATCGTGGCGGAAGGTGCTGATCACGCCGATCGAGTGGCTCGCGGCATTCAAGAACGGACGCAATTCGATGTCCGCTGGGTCGTGCTGGGTCATACCCAGCGAGGGGGACCGGCCAGTGCGACCGATCGTATTTTAGGCGCCTTATATGGCAACAAAGCGGTTGACGCCTTAGACGCCGGCCAATACGGGGTGATGATCGGCCAAGTGCAGGGGAACTTGACGCTGACGCCGCTTGCCACCGTATTGGCGGAAAGTCCCCGGGTACCGATGGACTGGGTCGATTTAGCGGAGCTGCTTGCACGGTAG
- a CDS encoding Uncharacterized protein family UPF0150 (PFAM: Uncharacterised protein family (UPF0150)~InterPro IPR005357~KEGG: bts:Btus_2958 protein of unknown function UPF0150~PFAM: Uncharacterised protein family UPF0150~SPTR: Putative uncharacterized protein) has translation MIRVMGYPVRFTAAITHEGPWYVARCLEVDIASQGESLEQALDNLREALELYFEDKPLTELPMTPILAPVTIELPQP, from the coding sequence GTGATAAGGGTTATGGGCTATCCTGTACGATTTACGGCAGCCATTACGCACGAAGGACCGTGGTATGTGGCGCGCTGTTTGGAAGTCGACATTGCCAGTCAAGGAGAATCTTTGGAACAGGCCCTGGACAATCTTCGCGAAGCGTTAGAATTATATTTTGAAGATAAGCCGCTGACCGAGTTGCCAATGACCCCGATTTTAGCCCCGGTTACGATCGAATTGCCCCAACCATGA